A section of the Phycodurus eques isolate BA_2022a chromosome 4, UOR_Pequ_1.1, whole genome shotgun sequence genome encodes:
- the LOC133401958 gene encoding LOW QUALITY PROTEIN: CCN family member 3-like (The sequence of the model RefSeq protein was modified relative to this genomic sequence to represent the inferred CDS: deleted 1 base in 1 codon), with amino-acid sequence MTRLWDRALFLLCFTAQVFTLARSQVCPQRCQCPEEPPICHPGVPLILDDCACCLVCARHKGQACSELNPCDTRQGLRCDDTSGERKRTGVCVAHEGDVCLLDGEVYRNGRTFFPSCEHQCVCRDGQIGCVPRCNIDVMLPGPDCPVPRRVRVPGECCEKWVCEPQAEASALGGFAMAAFRREETVSFDSWEPSLNCIEQTTEWGACSRTCGAGVSTRVANNNRRCELVKQSRLCVVRPCDDDRQDRTALAKPKRGSKCQRTVRSETAVQVSYKNCTSVQAYKPRYCGSCEDGRCCTPHRTKTALAEFTCAGGKTGKRPVMVILTCACHGNCPRDNAAWRPSEPGYSGMTLPVVAFVVTAVSAAPDSVVRAGQSSGWRHVDLYRRTRLGGQS; translated from the exons ATGACCCGTTTGTGGGATAGAGCTCTTTTTCTCCTATGCTTTACAGCACAG GTGTTCACTTTAGCCCGGTCCCAAGTGTGCCCGCAGAGATGCCAGTGCCCAGAGGAGCCCCCGATCTGTCACCCCGGGGTGCCCCTGATCCTGGACGACTGCGCCTGCTGCCTCGTGTGCGCTCGCCACAAAGGTCAGGCGTGTTCTGAACTCAACCCCTGTGACACGCGCCAAGGCCTGCGGTGCGACGACACCTCCGGCGAACGCAAGCGGACGGGCGTATGTGTTG CGCACGAAGGCGACGTCTGTCTTCTGGACGGTGAGGTCTACCGCAACGGCCGGACCTTCTTCCCCAGCTGCGAGCACCAGTGCGTGTGCCGAGACGGGCAGATCGGCTGCGTCCCGCGCTGCAACATCGACGTCATGCTGCCGGGGCCCGACTGCCCCGTGCCGCGCAGGGTGCGAGTGCCCGGCGAGTGCTGCGAGAAGTGGGTGTGCGAGCCCCAGGCTGAAGCCAGCGCACTGGGTGGCTTTGCGATGGCGG CCTTTCGTCGGGAGGAAACGGTGAGCTTTGACTCCTGGGAGCCCAGCTTGAACTGCATCGAGCAGACCACGGAGTGGGGGGCCTGCTCTCGGACCTGCGGCGCGGGGGTGTCCACCAGGGTCGCCAACAACAACCGGCGTTGTGAGCTGGTCAAGCAGAGCCGCCTGTGCGTGGTCAGACCTTGTGACGACGACCGGCAGGACCGGACGGCGCTCGCGAAGCCAAAG AGAGGCAGCAAATGCCAGAGGACGGTGAGGAGCGAGACAGCCGTCCAGGTCTCCTACAAGAACTGCACCAGCGTGCAGGCCTACAAACCTCGCTACTGCGGCTCCTGCGAGGACGGCCGCTGCTGCACCCCGCACAGAACCAAGACCGCCCTGGCGGAGTTCACCTGCGCCGGCGGTAAAACCGGCAAGAGGCCGGTCATGGTGATCCTGACCTGCGCCTGCCACGGTAACTGCCCACGCGACAACGCGGCGTGG CGGCCTTCGGAGCCGGGCTACAGCGGCATGACGCTACCGGTCGTAGCGTTCGTCGTTACAGCCG TTTCCGCGGCGCCCGATTCAGTCGTCCGAGCAGGGCAGAGCTCTGGGTGGCGACACGTCGACCTCTACCGCCGAACCCGACTCGGGGGTCAGAGTTGA
- the scgn gene encoding secretagogin, whose amino-acid sequence MDSAFDKLDASGFLEIWQHFDADDNGYIEGKELDEFFRHMMKRLGPQEKATEARVQRLKQRFMSAYDVSADGKLQIQELANMILPEKENFLLIFHREAPLDNSVDFMRIWRKYDVDCSGYISAQELKAFLKDLFQRHGRKVSPDKLEEYTDTMMKIFDKNRDGRLDLNDLARILALEENFLLQFELDAGSKVERKRDFEKIFDHYDKSKTGALEGAEVDGFVKDMMELVRPNLTGPDLDRLREVLLRHCDVNKDGKIQKNELLLCLGVKQTL is encoded by the exons aTGGACAGTGCCTTTGACAAGCTGGATGCTTCTGGTTTCTTGGAAATCTGGCAGCACTTTGACGCAGATG ACAATGGCTACATTGAGGGCAAGGAGCTGGATGAGTTTTTCCGTCACATGATGAAGAGACTGGGGCCACAG GAGAAAGCGACTGAAGCACGGGTCCAGAGGCTGAAGCAGAGGTTCATGTCCGCCTACGACGTCTCCGCTGATGGCAAACTGCAGATCCAGGAG TTGGCTAACATGATCCTACCTGAGAAGGAGAACTTCCTGTTGATCTTCCACAGAGAAGCTCCTCTTGACAACAGCGTCGACTTCATGCGG ATCTGGAGGAAATACGACGTGGACTGCAGCGGCTACATTTCGGCTCAGGAGCTAAAG gctTTCCTGAAAGACCTGTTCCAACGGCATGGTAGGAAAGTGTCACCTGACAAGCTGGAGGAGTACACTGACACAATG ATGAAAATCTTCGACAAGAACAGGGACGGCCGTTTGGATCTGAACGACTTGGCCAG GATCTTGGCTTTAGAAGAGAACTTTCTGCTCCAGTTCGAGTTGGAC GCGGGCAGTAAAGTGGAGAGGAAGCGAGATTTTGAGAAAATTTTTGATCATTATGACAAA AGCAAGACTGGAGCATTGGAAGGCGCGGAGGTGGACGGCTTTGTCAAAGATATGATGGAGCTGGTCAGG CCCAACCTCACGGGTCCCGATCTTGACAGGCTGCGAGAGGTTCTGTTGCGCCACTGCGACGTCAACAAGGACGGGAAGATTCAGAAAAACGAGCTGCTGCTGTGTCTGGGGGTGAAGCAAACGCTTTAA